The genomic DNA TCTGTATCTTTTTTTTTAATCGATTCTAAAATTCCTTTGAGTGTCATCGTAAGAAGTGCAGCTTGTATACCGTGTCCTGTCGCGTCCGCAATAAATACGCGTAATACCCCTGGACGGATTTCAAATAGATCGTAAAGATCTCCTCCTACTTCCATCATTGGAAGATACGTGGAATGAATTTTAATTCCCGCAAAAGAAGGGATGTCCGGCAAAATTTCGGTCTGTAATTTTTTTGCAAGATTCAGTTCTTCTTTCATTCCTTTGTAATAATTGGCGAGTAATCTAGATCTCTGCCTAACTTTCTCTTCAAGTTTTTCTAGAAGTTCTTCTTTTTCACGATCCATCTTTTTTAAAGACTCGTTGGCTCGTTTTAACTCCATTAGAATTCTATGTTTTTCTGATATGTTTCGGATGACTATGTGATAACGATAGTCTTCCACGGGTCCGGTGGCAGAAACGGAAATCTCAGAAATTAAAGTTTTACCGTCCTTTCGAGACAAACGGATCGGCCCAAAAGGTTTTTGTCTTTTTTTATCAGGAAGTTTAGCTACATTATTTAGAATTTTATAAAATCGATTTCGAATGTGAAAAGGAAGCAGACATTCGACTAAATTTCCTATCAATTCAGAAGTTGTAAATCCGAACGTCTTTTCAGTAGCTGGGTTTGCTAAAATGACTCTAAATTCTCTGTCTAAAGAAACGATCGAGTCTATCGCAGATTGAAACAGAATGGAATAACGGGGCTCGTAACTTTTCTGTTCTGATCGCCTGGAACCGGTCATAGAGGAGTTTAAAAGGAGTCTATTAGGATGTGATCGTCCTCCTATAAAGTCAAGGATCTTTCAAATCGATTCAGGAAGATCCAGATAAAAGCGAGTCACTCCGTTCTCACTTTCAAAAAAAAGTTCTCCGCCCATTTCGCGAGTCAAGTTATACGAAACCGTAAGTCCTAAACCGGTACCTTTTCCGATGTCCTTTGTAGTGTAAAAGGGATCAAAAAGTTTATGTCTATTTTCTTCTGGAATACCGATTCCAGTATCTTCTATGATAGTACGTATAAAATCCCTATTTTCTTTTTTCAATTTTTCCCAAAAAACGCTCACAACTCTTTTTTGGTTTGGATCGGTATTACTTTCGATAGCGTCTTTTGCATTTGTAAGTAAATTAAAATAGATCTTTCTCAGTTTTCCGGCGGAACAAGCCGCAAAAATAGGAGTTTCCGGATCAGATACGACAGTTTCGATTTTTGACTTATCGATACAGGTTTTAATCACACTCAACGCGGAACCAAAAATGGATTTAATATCATGAATTTTGATATCTTCTTTTTCGATCCGAGTGAATGTAAGCATATCTTTTACGATTTCAGAAATTCGATTTCCTTCTCGTAAAATAATTCCTGCATATTTACGAAGAGGATTTCCATTTTCGATACCGTTAACCATCATTTCCGCATAGTTGATCACTCCCATCAGTGGATTATTAATTTCATGCGCAACTCCAGCGGAAAGAGTTCCGATCGCGTCTAATTTCTCCTTTTGAACCCAAGCCGCACTTGGATTTTCCCAGTCCTTCTCTGCTACAGAAGTTTTTAGGGAATCAAATTTTACGACTGGTTTATCAAAAACCTGAGGAACTTCCAAATAGGCAAAGATTCTCAATTCTTCACGATCAAAAGCAAAAGAAACTGAACATTCTTTTTGAACCCCATCTTTTGTAAAAAGTAAAATAGAATAAGAAGGATTTTCGCTCGGCAGATTTGTACAAGGCCAAAGAGATGGATCGGCAAAATGGAATTTTACGTCTTTAAATTCACAGATTTGATCCCAATTTAGAATTCCTTCTAGTTCTTCTTTTGAATAACCTATGGTTCTACAAAAGGCAAAATTTACTTTTTGTATCAAAAGAGAAGGCTCTAAAATACAGGCCGGTAAGGGGAAATTTTCAAAAAAATTGTAAGGCATCCAGTTCTAAGCTATCGCAGGCTTCTCCTTTCTGAAATAGATTAGAACTGGAAAAAGGGCCGAATCCTATGTCAAAATTCGGTAAAATTTACTACAAACGAAAAAAACTCAGTACACTTTTAACAATTCAACTTCAAAAATGAGAGTAGAATTAGGAGGAATCGCGGCTCCGGCTCCTCTGGAACCATAACCTAATTCTGGAGGAATTGTAAGTTTACGAATCCCACCTTCTTTCATTCCTCGAACTCCTCTGTCCCAACCTTTGATTACCTCTCCCGCTCCCAAATTGAAAGTAAAAGGGGTTTTTCTGTCTCTGGAACTATCAAATTTTTTACCATTCGTCAGTGTTCCTACATAATGAACCGTAACATTCGAACCCGAAAAAGCTTCTTTTCCAGTTCCGATACGAATCTCTTTGATGACTAAATCTTCTGCAAATGTAGGAACTACTACAGCACAAAGAATAGCTAAGAGAAATATTAAACGTGTAAATTTCATTTTCCTCTTCCTCCGGTTCTTCTAACCCCAGCTCCAGAAAAACCTCCGGTCTTTGATTGATTTCCGTGAATCTTACCGGATGATCCTCCATTCTTTAGAGATTGTTTTCTTTCGAATTCTTTTTTTAATTCCTCGGAATCTACCACGGCGATTTGTTTTCCTTGGATTTCTTTTTTATTCAATTCCGCAATTGCTTTTGCTCCGGCGGAATCTTCCATTTCAATGGATCCATAAGATAAAGAACGACCTGTGGTTTTATCTTTTTTAATATGCACTTCCTGGACGGTTCCGAATTCCGAAAAAATCTTTTTTAGTTCGTCTTCGGTCAACTCCTGAGGCAGATTTCCTACTGATATCTTCATGATTTTTCCTTCTCGAGAATCAATTTGCAAAATCTAATTCTATTGAAAACCAAATTCCATCTACATCGGAACAAAACTCTATAGTTCTACGTTCTTTATAAAAAAATTTCCAAGAAAACCGGAGACAAGAACATGGAGTTGTGGCGGATTTTTTTCAACTCAACCCAGGAGAAATTCTTACTCTGGCCGAAAAGGCGGGTTACGAACCTTCCGGTCATTGTATGGCTCTCAATAGTTTAGAAAACAGAGTTTTTGATCTCAGACTAGAAGATGGCTCCCATATTATTTCTAAATTCTATCGTCCAGGCAGATGGAATCGGACACAAATCTTAGAAGAACATAAATTTCTGCAAGATCTAAAAGAAGAAGAAATTCCCGTTTGTTCTCCTATCTTATTCCAGGACGGAGAAAGCCTATCTTCGTTTCAAGAAAAAATATTTTATTCCTTTTGGCCCCGTGTAGGCGGAAGATCTCCAGACGAACTCAGTCCGGAAAATTTAAAAATTATAGGAAGGCTTCTTGCTAGAATCCATAATGTAGGCCAATCTCAACCCTTCAAACATAGAATCACACTAAATTCTAAAACCTATGGAACCGATCCACTGGAAAATTTACTTCAAGGAGAATGGCTTCCTTCCAGTTGCAAAAAAGAATATTTAGAAACCACAAACCGGATTTTAGATTTATTCCAAGAAAGTATAAAATCGGTTCCATTACATAGAATCCACGGAGACTGTCATAAAGGAAATCTACTCTTTGGAAAAGAAGGTTGGTTTTTTGTAGACTTTGACGACTGTCTGCAAGGTCCTGCGGTTCAAGATTTTTGGATGTTACTTTCCAAAGGAAAAGAAGGTCTCGAAGAAAGAGAATATATACTTTCCGGCTATAGAGAGTTTAGAGATTTTGAAGACTCTTGGTTTGATCTAATAGAAATTCTAAGAGCGATGAGATTTGTTCACTATTCCGCTTGGATCGCCAACCGATTTCATTCCGATCCTTCGTTTCCAACCGCGTTTCCTCATTTTGCAGGAACAGACTATTGGGAAAAAGAAACTTTAGAACTGAAAGAACAATACAATCTAATTTTAAATTTATCCGGAAAGAAAAATTTCTTTTCTGTTACAGAATCGATTCCAGAAGATAAAGAACTTACCAATCGAGATTTTTTTTGGGATCTAGAAGACTAAGCGATTGATTTTGTAATGGAAAAGTAATAATCCAGTGTTGATTTCGAACAAAATTTCAGTTGTCCGGTTTCTTAGATTCAAAAGACTCAAGAAGAACTCTAAACGAACTGTAAGATGCAGTTTCAAAACTTTTCGAAACCTGACTCGTGTCGCACTTTTTTGCTTAACTTTATGTTGTATTCCAACAGAATGCAAAAATCGCACTTGTTATGGAACGAATCTACGTTCTAAAAGAGTCAAAGCGAAAATTGTAGATTCTACAAAACAATAAACGGAAGCGTTCATGGACTTTTTTTTAATCATAGTCGTTCTCATGGCGATCCTCGGTGTAGGCGACCTCTTAGTAGGTGTCTCAAACGACGCGGTAAATTTTACCAACTCCGCCGTAGGTTCCAAAGCATCTTCAAAAAGAATCATTCTGGTAGTCGCTGGAATTGGAATCGTCCTGGGAGCCCTTTCTTCCAGTGGTATGATGGAAGTTGCTAGAAAAGGAATTTTTCATCCAAGCGGATTTGCACTACAGGATCTGATGTTCCTATTTTTAGCGGTTATGCTTACAGACATAGTACTTCTAGATCTTTACAATACTCTTGGACTTCCGACTTCCACTACGGTCTCCTTAGTATTCGAACTTTTAGGAGCGGCTCTTGCAATCGCACTTTTAAAAACGGGTACTCTGCAAGGAGCATTTCAAATTATCAATTCTGAAAGCGCTCTTAAAATCATATTTGGAATTGTTACGAGTGTGATCGTGGCATTTTTTTCCGGAATCATTTTGCAATTCGTGTTCCGATTCATCTTTTCATTCAATTTAAAGAACTCGATGAAATACTTCGGAGGTCTTTTCGGAGGACTTTCCCTTACTACTGTGGTTTTCTTCACACTTTTATCAGCGATGAAAGGCTCCACATTCATTCCTAAGGAAATCATAGATTATCTGAATAAGAATTTTACAAATATCCTTTTAATCAGTTTCGCAGGATTTTCCATTCTATTTCAAATCCTAGTATTATTAGAATGGAATATTCTAAAATTCTTAGTTTTAGTCGGAACCGGCTCTCTTGCAATGGCTTTTGCTAGCAACGACTTAGTCAACTTTATAGGAGTTCCTTTAGCAAGTTTTACTACTTGGACTTTGATCCAACAGGCGGGAGGGGACGCTAGTATTTTGGCAACTGGACTTGCGGAAAACGTTCAGACTCCGAACTTTATACTTTTAGGCGCCGCCTGTGTTATGCTTTTTTCACTTTGGTTTTCTAAAAAGGCAGAGTCCGTCACACAAACCGAAGTCACTTTAGGTTCCCAAGGTGAAACATTAGAAAGTTTTAATACTAGTTTAGTAGCCCGTGTTTTTGTTCAAATTGCACTCGGAATTTATACTCCGATCAAGGCGATTCTTCCCGCAAAATTACGCAGTTTTATAGGAAAACGTTTTGAACAGAAAAACTCCTTTGAAATCGTCAGAATGCACGAAACCGAAGCATTCGATTTGCTAAGAGCTTCCGTGAACATTCAAATTTCAAGCGCTCTAATTTTGATCGGAACTCTCTACAAACTCCCCCTATCCACCGCATTTGTTACCTTTATGGTGGCGATGGGTACATCTCTTACCGACGGAGCTTGGAACAAAGAAAATTCAGTAAACAGAGTCAGCGGAGTTCTTACCGTCGTGGGAGGTTGGTTCTTTACGGCAATCATTGCTTCTGCGACCGCTGGTCTGATTGGTTCGATTTTGTATATTTTCGGATTTTCTTCGGTGATCGTCTTAGTTTTAGTTGCAGTACTTTTAATATTCCTTTTTGCAAGAATTCATAAAAAACGCCAAGAAGCTTATGACGAAAATCTGGAAAAACTAATCACTCTTAAAAAACATCCGGAAAGAGCTCTTTCTAGAACCATTTCGTCTATGCTTGCAAGTTTGAACGTCGCTCGTAAAGCTTTGAACAATGTCTGCGCAGGTTATATCAATGGTAAAAAGAAAAATTTCAAACAAACCCAAAAACTTCTAAAAGACTTAAAGAAGATGAGGGAAAATTCTCTTTCCAGTTTTTTATCGATCGCAAATAAATATTTGGAAGAGGAAGATCTTTCCTCAATTCACCCGATTACAGAATCAATCAATCATCTGGATAGAATCACAGAAAGTATTTGGAATATTCTTAGAACTTCTTCAAACGGTATCAGTTCTTTTCACGAAATTTCCAAAGATGAGAAAGAAGAAGTAAAAGAACTTAGAAAATCCGCCACCAACCTGATGGAACTGATCGCAGACTCCGACAAATTTCCGGACCTTTTAGAAAAAGCCAGATCGGAAAAGAAAACCAAAAATCTGGAAAAGATCAAACAGAACATCTACAAAAGTCAAATGAAACGGATTAAAAAAGGAGATAGCAAACTGAAATCCAGCGTTTCCTATTTTGTAATCATAGACGAACTGATAGACATCAACGATAATCTTCTTTCTCTCGCGGAAGAGTTGAGTGTGGCGATTCCTTGGACCGAAAGAAAAAAAATAGAATTACAAAGTAAATCTCTTCTCGCTTTCAAAGCAGAAGA from Leptospira kirschneri serovar Cynopteri str. 3522 CT includes the following:
- a CDS encoding inorganic phosphate transporter, with translation MDFFLIIVVLMAILGVGDLLVGVSNDAVNFTNSAVGSKASSKRIILVVAGIGIVLGALSSSGMMEVARKGIFHPSGFALQDLMFLFLAVMLTDIVLLDLYNTLGLPTSTTVSLVFELLGAALAIALLKTGTLQGAFQIINSESALKIIFGIVTSVIVAFFSGIILQFVFRFIFSFNLKNSMKYFGGLFGGLSLTTVVFFTLLSAMKGSTFIPKEIIDYLNKNFTNILLISFAGFSILFQILVLLEWNILKFLVLVGTGSLAMAFASNDLVNFIGVPLASFTTWTLIQQAGGDASILATGLAENVQTPNFILLGAACVMLFSLWFSKKAESVTQTEVTLGSQGETLESFNTSLVARVFVQIALGIYTPIKAILPAKLRSFIGKRFEQKNSFEIVRMHETEAFDLLRASVNIQISSALILIGTLYKLPLSTAFVTFMVAMGTSLTDGAWNKENSVNRVSGVLTVVGGWFFTAIIASATAGLIGSILYIFGFSSVIVLVLVAVLLIFLFARIHKKRQEAYDENLEKLITLKKHPERALSRTISSMLASLNVARKALNNVCAGYINGKKKNFKQTQKLLKDLKKMRENSLSSFLSIANKYLEEEDLSSIHPITESINHLDRITESIWNILRTSSNGISSFHEISKDEKEEVKELRKSATNLMELIADSDKFPDLLEKARSEKKTKNLEKIKQNIYKSQMKRIKKGDSKLKSSVSYFVIIDELIDINDNLLSLAEELSVAIPWTERKKIELQSKSLLAFKAEEKRKKK
- a CDS encoding RNA recognition motif domain-containing protein, translated to MQIDSREGKIMKISVGNLPQELTEDELKKIFSEFGTVQEVHIKKDKTTGRSLSYGSIEMEDSAGAKAIAELNKKEIQGKQIAVVDSEELKKEFERKQSLKNGGSSGKIHGNQSKTGGFSGAGVRRTGGRGK
- a CDS encoding sensor histidine kinase, whose protein sequence is MPYNFFENFPLPACILEPSLLIQKVNFAFCRTIGYSKEELEGILNWDQICEFKDVKFHFADPSLWPCTNLPSENPSYSILLFTKDGVQKECSVSFAFDREELRIFAYLEVPQVFDKPVVKFDSLKTSVAEKDWENPSAAWVQKEKLDAIGTLSAGVAHEINNPLMGVINYAEMMVNGIENGNPLRKYAGIILREGNRISEIVKDMLTFTRIEKEDIKIHDIKSIFGSALSVIKTCIDKSKIETVVSDPETPIFAACSAGKLRKIYFNLLTNAKDAIESNTDPNQKRVVSVFWEKLKKENRDFIRTIIEDTGIGIPEENRHKLFDPFYTTKDIGKGTGLGLTVSYNLTREMGGELFFESENGVTRFYLDLPESI
- a CDS encoding SpoIIE family protein phosphatase encodes the protein MTGSRRSEQKSYEPRYSILFQSAIDSIVSLDREFRVILANPATEKTFGFTTSELIGNLVECLLPFHIRNRFYKILNNVAKLPDKKRQKPFGPIRLSRKDGKTLISEISVSATGPVEDYRYHIVIRNISEKHRILMELKRANESLKKMDREKEELLEKLEEKVRQRSRLLANYYKGMKEELNLAKKLQTEILPDIPSFAGIKIHSTYLPMMEVGGDLYDLFEIRPGVLRVFIADATGHGIQAALLTMTLKGILESIKKKDTDPGSILTEFNYQYCKNFGNIGMFFSCFLADIDTVSKKIVYSSGGHPPQFFLSEDLVLGLDRTGSLLGLDLNNQYDVFKLSYQYGDRLFLFTDGIYEEFNSDKQQFGEFAVQEILAKKFSEPMEETIPAILQKLIDHLGQQKIQDDITAILIALDSPHL
- a CDS encoding FKBP-type peptidyl-prolyl cis-trans isomerase, which encodes MKFTRLIFLLAILCAVVVPTFAEDLVIKEIRIGTGKEAFSGSNVTVHYVGTLTNGKKFDSSRDRKTPFTFNLGAGEVIKGWDRGVRGMKEGGIRKLTIPPELGYGSRGAGAAIPPNSTLIFEVELLKVY
- a CDS encoding serine/threonine protein kinase — translated: MADFFQLNPGEILTLAEKAGYEPSGHCMALNSLENRVFDLRLEDGSHIISKFYRPGRWNRTQILEEHKFLQDLKEEEIPVCSPILFQDGESLSSFQEKIFYSFWPRVGGRSPDELSPENLKIIGRLLARIHNVGQSQPFKHRITLNSKTYGTDPLENLLQGEWLPSSCKKEYLETTNRILDLFQESIKSVPLHRIHGDCHKGNLLFGKEGWFFVDFDDCLQGPAVQDFWMLLSKGKEGLEEREYILSGYREFRDFEDSWFDLIEILRAMRFVHYSAWIANRFHSDPSFPTAFPHFAGTDYWEKETLELKEQYNLILNLSGKKNFFSVTESIPEDKELTNRDFFWDLED